A stretch of DNA from Candidatus Binatia bacterium:
TGCCGGTCGAGTTCATCGACCTGGACGGAGAGACGGTCACGCCGACGGCTGCTGCCATTATTGCTACTCTGCGATCACGCGTTGGCGCAACGCCGCAGATGACAGTGGAAAAAATCGGCTACGGCGCGGGCGCAAAAGAGTTTTCGGATCGTCCCAACGTTCTCCGGTTGGTTCTCGGCCAGGATTCGGCCAGCTTGGCGCAAGACGAGATGGTGGTCATCGAGACGAACATCGACGACATGAATCCGGAGTTTTACGACTACGTTCTCGATCGATTGTTCGCGGCCGGCGCGCGCGATGTTTTTCTATCGCCGATCCAGATGAAAAAAAATCGGCCCGGGACTTTGCTGCGAATCATCGCCGAACCGGTTCTCAGGGAAAATCTAACGAATATTGTCTTTAGCGAGACCACGACGATCGGCCTGCGTTATTATCCCGTCCAGCGCCTGATCCTGAAGCGCAGCGCCGGCCGCGTGAAGACCAAATTCGGCACGGTGGCGGTCAAAATTATCGAACAATCCGACGGGAGCAAACGAGCGACGCCCGAGTACGACGACTTAAAACGAATCGCCGCAAGGAAAAAAATCCCTCTCAAGGCGCTCTATGACGAGGTCATAAGAAATTCTAACAAGTAGGGCGGATTTGAAACCAGCCGACGGTGAAACCACATCCATGGCCGATACTCCACCGGGAAACGACAACCCAACGGGCCCTCTGCTGCCATGGGCGTCGTTCCGCTATCGCGATTTCAGCCTGCTTTTCGCAACGTCGCTTTTCGTCACGATGGCGCATCAGATGCGCCAAACGCAAAATTTGTATCACGTTTACGAATTGTCGGGCTCCGCGTTCCAGCTCGGGCTCACCGGCCTCGCCCAGGGCATCCCGTTATTTGCCATCGGAATTTTTGCCGGCACGCTCGCCGACTTCATCGATCGCCGCAAGCTTCTCTTTCTAACCACAGCCGCGAACTTTTTCGTGGCCGTTATCTTGGGCCTTTTGACGATCGCCGGCACGATAGAAGTCTGGCACATTCTCGTCGGCACGGCGTTGACGTCGGGCGTCAACATCGTGCTCAATCCGACTCGCCAAGCGATAGTCTCCGGGCTGGTGCCCCGTTCCCACATAACCAACGCCGTATCGCTCAACTCCAGCATCTCCCAAGGCTCTCATTTTATCGGTCCGATGCTCGCAGGCCTCAGTTTCGCCTTCATGGATGCGGGCAGCGCCTACTTGGTAAACGCTCTGTTTTATCTTCCCGCGGCGATCGGAATCTTCTTACTGAAAGTTCCGCGCATACCCGACCACGTCAAGGAAACTTTCTCGCTAAAAAGCCTTCTCGGCGGCGTGCGTTTTCTGATCGGCCAGCGGACGGTTTTGACCCTCGTTCTGTTGGACTTCGCCATCGTCGGCGTCGGTTACTATCGCCCTCTGTTACCCGTTTTTGCCAAAGATATTTTTAAAGTCGGGCCTGCGGGCTTCGGGCTTTTGGCCTCGGCGCCGGCCGTCGGCGGAACCGTCGCCACGCTCGCGCTCCTCCTGGCCAGGCACGTAGAGCGCAAAGGTCTCCTCGCGCTCTGGGCCTTTCTTCTATTCAGCGTCGGGCTGGGTTTGTTTGCGGCATCGCAAAACTTCTGGGTGGCGCTCGTGCTGGTCGGCGGACTGGGATTGACGAATGCCTTGCAGGCGGTGATGCGCCAGACGGCTTTTCACCTTCTCACGCCCGATCACGTGCGCGGCCGGGCCTTTTCCATCTTCAACATGTTTTCTCAGGGAGCCAATTCCGTCGGTGCGATGGTGGTGGGCTTCACGGCGGCGCTGATCGGCGCGCCCGGCGCGCTGCTCATCGGGAGCGTCGTAGGAATTATTCTCACCTTGGCTGTTTGGACGGCATGGCCGGGATTGCGGCAGTTCCGCGCCGGCGGCGCAGCATAGCCCGGCTTCGAAACTTAACGTTGCCCTAGCAGAGGAATCGCGCCCAAAACCTTTTCCAACCTCTCCTCAAAGAGAGTACGGTTAGTCTTCAAGTTATCGATATAGGGAATTTCTCCGAGGCAAGAGACTGCGGTTAGAAAACGCAACGCTTCGGCGTTGGTCTCCGCCGCTAAAGACCTTTGGCTCTCCAGATTGTTCAAAATGTAACCGAGCACACGCAGATCTCGACAGGAGGCGTGCTCCAGCGTGAGAAGCAGATGATTGATCGCGCCGAGGCGATTGGCGGCGACGACGAGAACGGGAAGCTTCAAAAGCTTCGCGAGATCGGCATAGGTGTAATGAGGCAGGATCGAAACGAGAAGGCCGCCGGCGCCTTCGACGATCGTGATGTCGTGTTTCGAGCTGATCTCGCCGTAGAGCTTCCAAATCGGGTCGATGTCGATTGCGGCGCCGCTGCGCTCTGCGGCGACGCTCGGCGCCAGAGGATCTTTGAAACGATACGGGCAAATTTTTTCCAGCGGCTCGCCGCAGCCGGAAGCTTCCTTCAAGCGAACCGCATCTTCGGGAACGAGCCGCCCGTCTCTTTCAACGCAGCCCGTTTCAGCCGGCTTCATCACGCCGACGCGGAAGCCGGATTCTCTCAGTAACGACGCCAGGCCGCAGGCGACGAACGTCTTGCCGACGCCGGTATCGGTGCCGGTAATGAAAACGCCTGCTCCCACGACGGCTAACCTGCTCCCTTTCTGTCATTCTGAGCGCAGCGAAGAATCTCTCCGGTTTGGTGTATCTTTTCAGGATGGGTACTTAGATCAGCCCACTCCGGGTTCATCGACTCGATCAGCGCTATTTTCTTTCTCCTTAACCATCCCTTTATCTGTTTCTCCCAAGCAATAGCAGCTTGAACATCTTCAGTCGTTTCAAAATATGCAAGGCGCGTAATATTGTGCTTAGCGGTAAACCCGGGGATGAGTTTTTGCTTGTGTTCGTACACGCGCAACGCAAGATCGTTTGTGACGCCGGTATAGAGAGTACGAGATTCGTTGGTCATGATGTAAACGTAGTATTGCTTCATTTACCTAGGCCACAATAGAGATTCTTCGTCGCTACGCTCCTCAGAATGACATCTGGGAGCACATCAACTCTCAGTCACCGCCTTTATCGATTCTAGCGTAACATCCAGGAGATCTTTCAACTCGCGGTCACGTATCGTCAGCGGCGGCATCAGGACGATCACGTCGCCCAAAGGCCGGACCATGACGCCGCGTTTTCGCGCTTCAAGAATCACCTTGTGCCCAATTCGCTTTTCCGTCGGATAAGTCTTCCGGTTCTTTTTATCTTCGACCAGCTCGATTCCCACCATGAAGCCCCACTGCCGGACATCCGCAACGTGCGCAAGCGGCAGAAATTCTTCTTCCAGCCTGCGCTTGAGATAATCGATCTTCGGCTGCATCCGTTCAAGAATGTTTTCCTTCTCGAAAAGCTCAAGACTCGCCAGGGCGACGGCGCAGCCGAGCGGATTGCCGGTGTACGTGTGCCCGTGGAAGAAGGTCTTGAATTCCCGGGACTCTCCGAGGAACGCCGAAAAGATTTCTTCGGTCGTGAGGGTCGCCGCCAAGGGAAGATAGCCGCCGGTGATTCCTTTGGCGACGCAGAGGATATCCGGGCTCGCGCCGGCGTGCTCGCAGGCGAACATCTTTCCCGTCCTGCCGAAACCGGTCGCGACTTCGTCCGCGATGAAGAGAATCCGGTTCTTGCGACAGATCTCGCCGAGCGCCTTGATGTAATCGGCCGGCTGCGACCACATGCCGGCGGCGCCTTGCATCAGGGGCTCGACGATCAGCGCCGCTAGAGTGCTTTTTTCTTTGGTCAGTCTTTCCTCGGCTTCCGCTATCGCACGCTTCAACGCCTCCTCCTCGTTCATCCGCTTGAACCA
This window harbors:
- the bioD gene encoding dethiobiotin synthase: MGAGVFITGTDTGVGKTFVACGLASLLRESGFRVGVMKPAETGCVERDGRLVPEDAVRLKEASGCGEPLEKICPYRFKDPLAPSVAAERSGAAIDIDPIWKLYGEISSKHDITIVEGAGGLLVSILPHYTYADLAKLLKLPVLVVAANRLGAINHLLLTLEHASCRDLRVLGYILNNLESQRSLAAETNAEALRFLTAVSCLGEIPYIDNLKTNRTLFEERLEKVLGAIPLLGQR
- the larC gene encoding nickel pincer cofactor biosynthesis protein LarC translates to MRIVYGDLIGGASGDMFVAALLDLGLPFETLKGELKKIPSLKYRLEIGTKKLSAIRATRFRVLTGKKEAERTWEEIRRLIDGSALEAEVKERAVAIFTRLAEAEGKIHGVTPKKVHFHEVGATDSIVDIVGTAIGIHRLKIDSLHFSRIPLGRGVTRSRHGVLPLPGPATLELLTGLPVEFIDLDGETVTPTAAAIIATLRSRVGATPQMTVEKIGYGAGAKEFSDRPNVLRLVLGQDSASLAQDEMVVIETNIDDMNPEFYDYVLDRLFAAGARDVFLSPIQMKKNRPGTLLRIIAEPVLRENLTNIVFSETTTIGLRYYPVQRLILKRSAGRVKTKFGTVAVKIIEQSDGSKRATPEYDDLKRIAARKKIPLKALYDEVIRNSNK
- a CDS encoding MFS transporter: MKPADGETTSMADTPPGNDNPTGPLLPWASFRYRDFSLLFATSLFVTMAHQMRQTQNLYHVYELSGSAFQLGLTGLAQGIPLFAIGIFAGTLADFIDRRKLLFLTTAANFFVAVILGLLTIAGTIEVWHILVGTALTSGVNIVLNPTRQAIVSGLVPRSHITNAVSLNSSISQGSHFIGPMLAGLSFAFMDAGSAYLVNALFYLPAAIGIFLLKVPRIPDHVKETFSLKSLLGGVRFLIGQRTVLTLVLLDFAIVGVGYYRPLLPVFAKDIFKVGPAGFGLLASAPAVGGTVATLALLLARHVERKGLLALWAFLLFSVGLGLFAASQNFWVALVLVGGLGLTNALQAVMRQTAFHLLTPDHVRGRAFSIFNMFSQGANSVGAMVVGFTAALIGAPGALLIGSVVGIILTLAVWTAWPGLRQFRAGGAA
- the bioA gene encoding adenosylmethionine--8-amino-7-oxononanoate transaminase, whose protein sequence is MSRSYEQLKQLDYRYLWHPFTQMQEWMDEEPCIIERGEGHYLVDVHGKRYLDGVSSLWCNVHGHRKEELDRAITEQLARIAHSTFLGLSHVAGIELAEKLIAIAPPGLQRVFYSDDGATAVEIALKIAVQYWQLKEETGRTRFASLVEAYHGDTVGSMGVGYSETFHRFHRSLVAPALRLNPPHVFRWFKRMNEEEALKRAIAEAEERLTKEKSTLAALIVEPLMQGAAGMWSQPADYIKALGEICRKNRILFIADEVATGFGRTGKMFACEHAGASPDILCVAKGITGGYLPLAATLTTEEIFSAFLGESREFKTFFHGHTYTGNPLGCAVALASLELFEKENILERMQPKIDYLKRRLEEEFLPLAHVADVRQWGFMVGIELVEDKKNRKTYPTEKRIGHKVILEARKRGVMVRPLGDVIVLMPPLTIRDRELKDLLDVTLESIKAVTES
- a CDS encoding GIY-YIG nuclease family protein yields the protein MKQYYVYIMTNESRTLYTGVTNDLALRVYEHKQKLIPGFTAKHNITRLAYFETTEDVQAAIAWEKQIKGWLRRKKIALIESMNPEWADLSTHPEKIHQTGEILRCAQNDRKGAG